One genomic region from Leptolyngbyaceae cyanobacterium JSC-12 encodes:
- a CDS encoding PAS domain type 3-containing protein,PAS domain protein (IMG reference gene:2510097764~PFAM: PAS fold~TIGRFAM: PAS domain S-box) — MPYQLSTYLGFGLIGSLGAIATIALAIMLRLARKKLLQAGEEQFRKLVQHMQTGVILFDTTRAVRFCNHAALDLLRVNTEEELRQRSLAANWRFFREDGTLLQTHEFPLEIAIASGKPVRNVVIGIEHSNSQDFQWLLINVNLQRSKTGQIEYLISTISDITSQKRTEAALQRSTARYENLASNIPGMIYQVVLETNGHFRFAYASPASREIFGLEPEQLMKSAALGMTVIHPDDVVSFRQSIAQSAKTLQTQLGKLPK, encoded by the coding sequence ATGCCTTATCAACTCTCCACATATCTGGGTTTCGGATTGATTGGGTCTTTAGGGGCGATCGCAACAATCGCCCTAGCAATCATGCTTAGACTGGCTCGCAAAAAGTTATTACAGGCAGGCGAGGAACAGTTCCGAAAATTAGTCCAACACATGCAAACAGGGGTGATTCTGTTTGACACAACTCGTGCAGTCCGATTTTGTAACCATGCAGCCCTTGATCTGCTTCGAGTCAATACAGAAGAAGAACTAAGACAGCGATCGCTGGCAGCAAATTGGCGGTTTTTCCGAGAAGATGGCACTCTGCTTCAAACCCATGAATTTCCACTCGAAATTGCAATCGCAAGCGGGAAGCCCGTCCGTAATGTTGTCATTGGCATCGAACATTCCAACAGTCAGGACTTTCAGTGGCTGCTGATCAACGTCAACCTCCAACGTTCAAAAACAGGACAGATTGAGTATTTGATCAGCACTATTAGCGATATCACGAGTCAGAAACGAACAGAAGCTGCCTTGCAGCGAAGTACTGCCCGCTATGAAAATCTGGCAAGTAATATTCCTGGCATGATTTATCAGGTTGTTCTGGAAACAAATGGACACTTCAGGTTTGCGTATGCCAGCCCAGCTTCGCGAGAGATTTTTGGGCTAGAACCGGAACAACTAATGAAATCGGCTGCACTGGGCATGACAGTTATTCATCCGGATGATGTTGTTAGTTTTCGACAATCCATTGCCCAGTCTGCAAAGACTCTACAAACACAACTTGGCAAGTTACCGAAGTAG
- a CDS encoding hypothetical protein (IMG reference gene:2510097765): MLPFVAVPSTIAQEFGKYRDLFCRGAGFEQVSRYVTGLLLSENKTLQGIAGQWVAGGEVGGRRAMHAAVFEAGWRSSELMSHHRAVIAKEHQGRGREVISLDWTLSHHDWGKQIFGVKRSYDYVEHRMSCFQTVVTATIANRHLIDGIDVVVQFPDFSVAEREYLKVTAKSHYDDLDQVRERLIEMLHYHKNRLEYRKRTEIAVEIVRQVEAEGQFPTADYAFDNGVLTVELTTMIESAGKHWVSEVESSRNILWNDQWQRVDAIGLELRIHHPESFRPIQVTCRNGETKPIWAFTKVVRLKKFGRKRLVIVHEQADLQDPPRFLLTDALHWESGRVMQTWSYRWSCEVFHEVSKQHTGLESAQVRNEEAVNRHFRLSCVAQSILQRTACSGAQSERFEFAQGKQTVGQKLYTLTRQAFDDLLQFIVTRCSHGHTNEQILQALLPS; encoded by the coding sequence ATGCTGCCCTTTGTCGCTGTGCCATCGACGATTGCTCAAGAGTTTGGGAAATATCGAGACCTGTTCTGCCGAGGCGCAGGCTTTGAGCAGGTGAGTCGCTATGTGACCGGATTGCTGTTGAGTGAGAACAAAACCTTGCAAGGGATTGCCGGACAATGGGTAGCAGGTGGGGAGGTCGGCGGACGAAGAGCGATGCACGCAGCGGTGTTTGAGGCGGGCTGGAGGAGTTCAGAGTTAATGTCCCATCATCGTGCTGTGATAGCCAAAGAGCATCAGGGGCGAGGGCGAGAAGTCATCAGTCTGGATTGGACGCTCAGCCATCACGATTGGGGCAAGCAGATCTTTGGGGTGAAGCGATCCTATGATTATGTGGAACATCGGATGAGTTGCTTTCAAACGGTGGTGACGGCGACGATTGCGAACCGCCACCTAATTGATGGGATTGACGTGGTGGTGCAGTTTCCAGATTTTTCAGTGGCAGAACGGGAGTATCTGAAGGTGACGGCAAAATCCCACTATGACGATTTAGACCAAGTGCGAGAACGACTGATTGAGATGTTGCATTATCACAAGAATCGATTGGAGTATCGCAAACGCACCGAGATTGCCGTCGAGATTGTGCGCCAAGTGGAAGCGGAAGGACAATTTCCCACCGCCGATTATGCGTTTGACAATGGGGTGTTGACTGTTGAGTTAACCACCATGATTGAGTCCGCAGGAAAACACTGGGTGAGTGAAGTTGAAAGTTCTCGCAACATCTTGTGGAATGACCAATGGCAACGGGTAGATGCGATTGGTTTAGAACTCAGAATCCATCACCCAGAGAGCTTTCGCCCGATTCAAGTCACTTGCCGCAACGGCGAAACGAAACCGATTTGGGCATTTACCAAAGTCGTGCGCCTCAAGAAGTTTGGACGCAAGCGATTGGTCATCGTCCACGAGCAAGCAGATTTACAAGACCCACCTCGCTTCCTGCTCACCGATGCGTTGCATTGGGAAAGTGGGCGAGTCATGCAGACTTGGAGTTATCGATGGTCCTGCGAGGTCTTTCATGAGGTGAGCAAACAGCACACCGGGCTAGAGTCGGCTCAGGTGCGGAACGAGGAAGCGGTCAACCGTCACTTCCGTCTTAGTTGCGTGGCGCAGTCGATTCTGCAACGGACTGCCTGTTCTGGCGCACAATCTGAACGATTTGAGTTTGCTCAAGGCAAGCAAACGGTGGGACAGAAGCTCTATACCCTCACTCGTCAAGCCTTTGATGATTTGCTGCAATTCATTGTGACGCGATGTTCTCACGGACATACAAATGAACAGATTTTACAAGCTCTCCTCCCCAGTTGA
- a CDS encoding signal transduction histidine kinase (IMG reference gene:2510097766~PFAM: GAF domain; Response regulator receiver domain; Histidine kinase-, DNA gyrase B-, and HSP90-like ATPase; His Kinase A (phosphoacceptor) domain), giving the protein MKWLRGISRPVLQTDGSIIWDGLVTDITERKLFEERLRKSAERERSIARVIQRMRQTLKLERIFSATTEELQDAIQCDRVVIYRLSENLQEQIAAEFVAEGWEPILQHQTVSTPLFNPHWLQIQESMDTLGISYCNISDIYKAGLDESDIQSLERIQARAYLSVPIFCGHQLWGFLVTYHNSGPHEWDNAEIKIVMQIGNQLGVAVQQAELLNKTQQQATELQAAKEAADAANRAKSEFLANMSHELRTPLNAILGFTQLMGRDRSLPQEYQEYTEIISRSGEHLLSLINNILEMSKIEAGRLTLNQSCFNLHRLLDNLYAMLQLRARSKRLTFHVQRSQDIPQYIKTDEGKLNQVLINLLSNAIKFTQEGTVTLRVISQENTKLLATLLFEVEDTGPGIAPHEMESIFEAFEQTDIGLQATEGTGLGLAICHRFVQLLGGRIAVDSELGIGSKFSFAIPVGVVQETEQEPETTTQGKVIGLVPGHPPIRMLIADDDPTNRLLLVKLLKTLGFELREAKDGLDAIACWESWQPHLIWMDVQMPHMNGIQTTQHIKARPGGKSTVIIALTASAFEEQRQKILSAGCDDFVRKPFKKEEILERIVKHLQVQFVYEKSASTPEIEIPHAGNANYAIFIRDRLATMPQTWLHQMYQAAAQGNDTMLFNLIQQIPTDQALLADALSQLVNSFRFDQIMMLIQPTIDFRGSKRD; this is encoded by the coding sequence ATGAAATGGCTGCGTGGCATTTCGCGCCCCGTCTTGCAAACGGATGGCAGCATTATTTGGGATGGATTGGTAACAGACATTACCGAGCGCAAACTGTTTGAAGAACGGCTGCGAAAAAGCGCAGAACGAGAACGGAGCATTGCCCGTGTGATTCAACGAATGCGGCAAACATTGAAGCTAGAACGCATTTTTAGTGCGACTACGGAAGAATTGCAAGATGCTATTCAGTGCGATCGCGTAGTAATCTACCGTCTATCCGAAAACCTCCAAGAACAAATTGCAGCTGAGTTTGTGGCTGAGGGGTGGGAACCAATCCTGCAACATCAGACCGTATCCACGCCACTGTTTAATCCTCACTGGTTACAGATTCAGGAAAGCATGGATACGTTAGGAATCAGCTATTGCAACATCTCAGACATCTATAAAGCTGGATTAGATGAATCGGATATTCAATCTCTAGAGCGAATCCAAGCCAGAGCGTACCTCAGTGTACCCATTTTTTGTGGACACCAACTTTGGGGCTTCTTAGTGACTTATCACAACTCGGGTCCGCACGAATGGGACAATGCCGAAATTAAAATCGTGATGCAAATTGGCAATCAATTGGGTGTCGCTGTGCAGCAAGCCGAACTACTGAACAAAACTCAACAACAAGCTACCGAATTGCAAGCAGCAAAAGAAGCAGCGGATGCTGCCAACCGGGCAAAGAGCGAGTTCCTTGCCAACATGAGCCATGAACTCCGTACCCCACTGAATGCCATTCTGGGATTTACGCAACTGATGGGACGCGATCGCTCTCTGCCTCAGGAATATCAAGAATACACTGAAATCATTAGTCGTAGTGGTGAGCATCTGCTGTCTCTTATCAACAATATCCTAGAAATGTCCAAGATTGAAGCTGGACGCCTCACCCTTAACCAGAGTTGCTTTAATCTACATCGCCTATTAGACAACCTCTATGCAATGTTGCAACTGCGTGCTCGATCTAAAAGGCTAACGTTTCACGTCCAACGCAGTCAGGATATTCCCCAATACATCAAAACGGATGAAGGCAAACTCAATCAAGTTTTAATCAACCTGTTGAGTAATGCTATCAAGTTTACCCAGGAGGGTACTGTAACATTGCGAGTCATAAGTCAGGAGAATACTAAACTTTTGGCAACCCTCCTCTTTGAAGTAGAGGATACTGGACCAGGGATTGCCCCTCATGAGATGGAGTCCATTTTTGAAGCGTTTGAACAAACCGACATTGGGTTGCAAGCAACAGAAGGTACTGGGTTAGGACTGGCAATTTGTCATCGCTTTGTGCAACTTCTGGGGGGACGCATCGCAGTAGATAGCGAATTGGGGATTGGCAGTAAATTTTCCTTCGCTATTCCAGTGGGGGTGGTTCAGGAAACGGAGCAGGAGCCAGAAACAACTACCCAAGGCAAAGTAATTGGGCTGGTTCCGGGTCATCCACCAATTCGAATGCTAATCGCGGATGATGATCCAACGAATCGCCTACTGTTGGTTAAACTCTTGAAAACTCTGGGCTTTGAACTACGAGAAGCGAAAGATGGTCTGGATGCGATCGCTTGTTGGGAGAGTTGGCAGCCTCACCTCATCTGGATGGATGTGCAAATGCCACATATGAACGGTATTCAAACTACGCAACATATTAAAGCTCGACCAGGAGGAAAATCAACCGTGATTATTGCCCTTACTGCAAGTGCCTTTGAAGAGCAGCGTCAAAAGATTCTTTCTGCAGGCTGTGATGACTTTGTCCGCAAGCCGTTCAAAAAGGAAGAGATTTTGGAACGAATTGTAAAACACTTGCAGGTGCAATTCGTGTATGAAAAAAGTGCTTCTACTCCTGAAATAGAGATACCCCATGCTGGGAATGCTAATTATGCAATTTTCATCCGCGATCGCTTGGCCACAATGCCTCAAACTTGGCTCCACCAAATGTATCAAGCAGCAGCACAGGGGAATGACACAATGCTTTTCAATTTAATTCAACAAATCCCCACTGATCAGGCTTTGCTTGCTGATGCACTCAGCCAATTAGTCAATAGTTTTCGATTTGACCAAATCATGATGCTGATACAACCAACCATAGACTTTAGAGGTAGCAAACGAGACTAA